AAGATGGCCGTAAACTAAACAGCTTGATGCTTCAAAACCAAGAAGGTGAAGAGGTTATTCAAACAAGGTGTAACAAGATTTATGCAACCCTCAGAGGAACTCCAGCCTATTgggaaaaaacactaaaagatCTCCACGCCATGGTTAGACAGATCGGCAAGCCAACATTCTTCCTAACGTTCTCCGCTGCTGAGATGAGATGGCCTGAAttcataaacataattaaagcTCAGCAGGGTGAACTTGTCGACTTTTACATCTTGATTGGAATGCTAAGTGTGAATTCTGCGCAGCAACCCCGTCACTGTGATGCGCATGTTTGAAAAGAGAGTAGATGCTCTCATGACCAACCTCATCCTATCACCAGCACAACCCATCGGTGAAGTACAAGATTACTTTTATCGTGTTGAGTTTCAGGCCAGAGGAAGCCCACACATCCACATGCTCGTCTGGATTAAAGATTCCCCCGCGTTTGAAGATAGTCTTGACAGCGAGGTCTACAAGTTCATTAATAAGTACATAACATGCAAGATGCCTGACCCAGAGAGAGACCCAGAGCTCAACAAAATTGTATCTGAGGTCCAGGTGCACAGCAGGAATCATTCAAAGTCATGTAAAAAAGGCAACGTTTCCTGCAGATTTGGCTTCCCTAAATTGCCCATGAAAGAAACAATCATCACCAGACCCCCCATTATTGCCTGCAATTCCAATGATGGCCAGGATGCAGCCTCTGAATTAAAGCAGCAGAAACGGGAGCTTACAAGGATGCAAAGAGAAGCCAAGGCAAAGCTTAATCCATTGAGGAAATTGCTCATGGATCCAGATGCTTCATTCAGCAGCTTGTCAGACGTGCTCCAACAATGCAACCTCACGCACGAGGAATACCGGAAGTATGTTGCACGTCTGACAAGCGGCTGCACAGTGATGCTGAAGCGTGATCCAAATGAATGTTGGATCAATGCCTACAATCAAGACCTGCTGAGAGCCTGGAATGCCAACATGGACATCCAGTACGTAATTGACGATTTTGGCTGCATTATGTACATGATGTCCTATATATCCAAGCCAGAGCACGAGATGACTGAATTCCTCAACTCAGTCatcaaagatgtaaaaaaatccAAAGTTAATGAACGCGATGAGATGAAGCAGATCATGCAAGCGTACGCTAAACACAGAGAGGTCAGCGCTCAAGAAGCTGTGGCGCGTACTTGCAGCTTACCTCTCAAGAAGTGctcctgttctgttttgttcctTCAGGCTGATGAGGACGGTCTGAAAATGAGTCATCCCATTAGCAGACTCAAGGAGATGCATCCAGATTCAGAGGAGGTGTGGATGTCAGGGATTCCTGAAAAGTACTTGCACAGGCCGGTTGATTTTGAAGGTATGTGTATGGCTATGTTTGCATCAGAATACAGGGTAGTTTACGGCCAGCAAACTGAAGGTCAGAGTGTCATTTCCCTCCAAAATGACATGGGGTTTATTCAGAAGAGAACTGCAGGGAAACCAGCCATAATTCGATTTGCTCGCTTCTCAGAGGAGAAAACACCAGAGAAGTTTTACAGAAGGTTGCTTAAACTCTATTGGCCACACAGATCCGATGACCAGCTCCGAGATGAAAGATACCCCACTTATAAGCAGTTTTACAAGTGCAGAACGTCAAAATGTTGTAGACGGCAACAAAAAGAGGTACGAAGGTCAGGGTAAAAAAATTGACAAGGCTCTCAAACATTACCAGCAGTATGGTCCAGCCTTTAACGCTTGGAACACCTTCGCACCCGAGGTAGAAGTGGACCGGTTGGAGTGCCTTGCTGAGCGGGAACCGTTAGAGCCAGggaatgaagatgatgaagacgtCCCCGACTATCAAGTCAACAACGATAGGAGGGGTGTCTTGCCAAGAATAGATGCACCTGTGTTGAGTCCAGACTTTGTGAGAAAAATGTATCAAAGTCTGAATGAAACGCAGGCATCTATTTTCTACAGTGTGCATGACTGGTGCTTAAAACGTGTCTGGGGCCAAAACTTAGAAccgttttattattttctgtcgGGAGGAGCTGGCTGTGGCAAATCACACGTCATCAAGTGCATTTATCAGGAGGCAACAAGGGTTCTGCGTGAGCTGCCCAGATTCCGGGACCAAGCCCACATGTCTCAGCCTGCAGTGCTGCTGAGTGCATTCACCGGCACAGCGGCCTTCAACATCTCAGGCAAAACGTTGCACTCCATGTTTAAGCTCCCAAGGTCTTTGAAGCCACCATATCAGGGACTTATAAATGCACTGGATGAGGTCAGAGCATCACTGTCGTACGCCGAGATTCTCATCATTGATGAAATCTCAATGGTTTCCAAAGAGCTGTTTGCCTACATTCACTGGAGGTTTCAGCAGAtaaaaggaaacaggaaaccaTTTGGAGGGATCTCGGTCCTTGCTGTAGGCGACTTTTACCAACTGCCACCCCTCGGTAAAGCCAAGCCACTCTGCGTGTATGAGGAGAACGAGTTTGATCTGTGGAGGGATTACTTTGAAATGGTCAACCTCACAGAAATTATGCGTCAGAAAGACGACCGAGCTTTTGCTGAACTCCTGAACCGCCTTAGAGTGAAGCAAAAGCAAGATCTTCTCAGCAACGAAGACAGAGAGTTGCTCACGCAGGCAGTAGCAGGCATCCAGGATTGTCCAGCTGACAGGTTACACATCTACGCTACTAACAAAGAAGTCGACCTTCACAATGCCCAAACTGTAGCCACCCTCCACAAGGATTTTGTAAACATTGACGCTCACAATTACAGAAAAGACCCCAGATCAGGCTGCATGATGATCATGCCCGAAAAAATCCAGGGAAGCAAAAGAGACTTGCCTGACAATATAATGGCTGCTCAAGGAGTACGCATTATGTTAATCAGGAATCTCGACGTGGAGGATGGGATTGTTAACGGCACATTTGGAACAATCTCACACATTGTGATGAGTGAAGGTGGATTGCCATACGCAAAGCTGATTGGACTGCAGCTGGACAATCCTACAGCAGGACAGAGATTCCGCAAAAAGCTCCTGGGTCCCTCAGATAACTTGGTCTACATTGAGAGATCTGAGGAGAACTTGAGCTGCAAGAAAGGAGTTGTGCGACGTCAGTTTCCCATCAAGTTGGCCTTTGCATGTACAGCCCACAAAGTGCAAGGCATGACCATGACATCGGCGGTTGTGTGACTCAAACATGTATTTGAACCAGGAATGGCATATGTTGCTCTGAGCCGTACAACTTCACTTCAAGGTCTCACCATTACAGACTTTGAAGAGAAAAAGATACGCCGGAATCATGACAGCTCTGGAAAACATGAATCATGCATCCTTCCAGAGGGCCAGGCCCCTGTTGACTCTCTTTAAATCAGTAGAACTGCCTCCAGAGACTCTAACAGTCAttcaccacaacacacaaagactTCCATCTCACATTGTGGACCTGAAAGTTCATCATGAGCTTAGACGTGCAGATGTGTTATgcctcacagagacacacttgtCAGGGTCCTCTGTATCCCCAACTTTCCATCTGGAGGGATACAACATGTTCACACGCAGCAGACAGCTGTCTTACAACACCTGTGTGGACatggaaagaaaagatggaggtgGAGTTGCAGTGTACTGCAGAGGCAATGTTCAAGCAGAGCATTGCAGGTACATGCAGTGTGACTGATTTAGAGTTTCTTGTTGTCAAAATCGAGGCTCCAGTCAAAGTACTAATAGCCACTGTGTACAAACCACCAAACTTCCCACTAGAAAAATTTGTACCCAACATGAAAAGCCTTTTGGACGCATTGGACATGTTAGATCACCATCCCACCATTGTTTGCGAAGACTTTAATGAGGATCTCCTGTCTAAGGGAAAGAAAACCATTAATGATTTGTTTCGGTCCAGAGGTTACACTCAGTTAATCACGGAATCCACAATCAagtgtaagtttttttttttttttaacatttatttgggGTCAGCAATATCTTAGACACTGAGAATGATGAGAAGGACAGTGCCAGTGTACtaaagacaggaaggaaggagacaggcagctgcagcagctttctCAGTGCCACAGTTCGAGAACCAGAGGATGCAGATAGGGACAGCAGTGTCAGAGAGGAAGCTGAATCCCAAAGGGCGAGATCCAGGTAAATGCAAATAGTACTGTTGATGTTCTTTATAATTTATTGTGAAACACAGTAAATGTCAACACTTAGTCAAAAACATTACACAAGacagtctctctttttctttcaagaAAGGATGACTACAGGTCCAGGAAGAAGACCACCAGAAGACCGCAGTGGATCTCTCCACCATTGAAAGTAAGGGAGgagcattttatcattttaattgacTGAATTTTTTTTAGTTGATGATCAGATATTTACACAATGCTGTGAAACATGTAACTTACTAGTATCTTTTATCAGTATCTTTGAAATCTGGGAAAAACGGCAAAGGATCCAGGCAGAAGAACTGACGTGGACCACAGCAGATTTTCAGAGGACTTCACTGGATGTGAACAGCCTGGCAGACCATTGTGAGCAGCGCTTTccaatatgttttaatgacGGTAGTTGTTTTGAAAAGTGTAGTGTGATAAAATCTTAAAGATTTAATTTTGAAACTCAATGTTGTCCATAGCTATCGAGAGAGGATGACGAGAGATCCTGGAAGAAGACCCCCACAGGACCGAGTAGAATTCTCTTTACTATCGACGGCAATTCATGCATTCAATTCATTATTTGGTTTTAACTtacagaattttattttttaagttgatGATCAAATATTTACTCAATGCTGTGAAACATGTAACTGACTAATACCTTCTATCAATATCTTTGAAATCTTGAAAAATAAGGGAGATAATGATCGAGGCAGAACACCTCAAGAGGACCCCAGCAGATTTCCAGGCACTCTACTGAGAATGAAAACCCTGCAGACAATGATGAGCAACACTTTCCCATAAGTTTTATGACCATAgttgttttaaaagtttgtgATGAAATGCCTAAACaaaatttaattttgaaattCAATGTTGACCATAGCAATACAGAGAAGATAACTGCAGATCCAGGAAGACCCATAGAACCTCAGCCGAAGACAGCAACAACTGAGCAAGGGCCAAGTAAGGGACATTAACCAGTGTGTTTTCAACGACTGTGCTGTATCTGGATGAGTTTAACTTGACACAATTCACGCTGCCATAAAGCTCCCTGTCTTACAGACATCTCTTTTTGTGTATTGCAGACAACATCAAGATCATCACTGCCCTGCCGCCAGTCTTTCCTCCGTTACATGAGCATGCACCCCTGTGAGTGAGGGATTCTGCTAACCATGTCTGAATACAccatttattaatataattatttaacagttatttaaatcacaataaacacatttttttaataatataatgatttaacatttcattaaattttttttaattattatatttataaaattgtgtatttatgtgattttaaattttaaagtgttttttaaatcctaacataactatttttattattttaaatgaaatgttagtcattatattataaaatgtgtatgtattttgtgaGTGTTAAAATTATAacataactatttttatttattttaaatgaaatgtttaattaattataaaaaagtgtttattgtgattttaaattaactgttaaataattatatttataaaattgtgtatttaatgtgattttaaattaatattgaattatatattatatcacgtagtagcaactcaaaagttcccattcaagctgaaagccagctgaatggcagccgtcttccagctgacttccagccaactgcctGCCGAGTTCCGTGACCGgactgacccccccccccttttcctgggcgtgtctattttttactgtaactccacccattcatgtaattacagggtatgaccaggagatggcgcttctctcacagagaGAACCTCTcacagttgttctacctggagatgacgtagcttacacacctcattagcattgctcaatcttttgtttgcgcttacagtaatgggctttttggtctcccagtgtcacagatcacagagcggaaaatgcagctggtttgacttgCATaatatacagtagccttgtgattgaGCTGtgtcatgaattgaaattaaatttaaggtgtttatatctaacatgtcagcattcaccaaataacaacatctaggctgttctgtctttactagtggtgggccttatcggcgttaacgtgctgcgttaacgtgagactcttatcgggcgataaaaaaaatatcaccattaatctattcgcaaagctgttccagcctctcaggtcgcttttttacttttttctcttttgttcgtttttgttttcttcactgtaactcttaagttgctacatctgtaatggtgctttttaaagtgttaaatcataacataactatatgtattattttaaatgaatgttaaattattatattataaatttaGTGTTTattaactgttaaataatttatttataaaatgtgtatttaatgtgttttaaattaaatgttaagatGAGGTGAGCTTTGAGCAGGACTGCCTGattgttgtgtaaataaacctgttaaaaatgactatttcaGGTGTGCTTTTTGTTCTGGCTGCTGCTTATGgtagtaaagacatgctaattgctaatatTTGCAgccaatggtaacatgctaattgctagtgctgacgccactaagaattaaatacatgataattgctaacatgcgCGTGAgggctagcaattagcattagccactaagaatgatatacatgttaatgctaattgctagcatgtcagTGCTAGCCACTAATTatagtcactaagaatacatgctaatgataaGATGCTAATACTAACATGTGCGtcagtgctagcaattaacattagccattaagaattaaataaattttaatttgttaatatgctaacatgttaatgttaacatgctaatgttaattgctagcgcggTAGCTAGCACTAGCCACAAatttttaaatacatgctaactgttaacatggaaatgcaaacatgctaatgGATAGCGCATTAGCTAGCactagccactaagaattaaatacatgttaattgctaacatgctaatagtAATTGCTAGCGTAATTGCTAGCTAGGTTAGCGCTAGCTGCTcatgtgtctaaataaacatgttaaaaatgactatttgaggtgtgctttttgaatacagatccccggcaacagcccactcgtcactctcaaaatttctgcggaaTGTTCGTTAttattgtataatatatttatatatatatacatacatataattatatatatatatatatatatattatatatattatatatataatattaatataatgtatgtatgtatatatatacattaatatttGAGTCATCATTTCGTTACTATCTTACCACCTGTTGGGACACTGTGTTAGTCTAGGTCAATAGTCTGTTATGTGTTGTCTGTGAAATGAAAGACCAAAGAGGTGAAGGCAAGTAATTCTTGaaacaaaaacttgttttttataATGAAATGTTTAGGTATGGTATGTGAGTGGATGGGGGTAGGCATCACTCGGGATTCCCCTGGTCGTcctgtagttgttgttttttttcttcacaatgACAGACaattgtggaaatgtataataatgtttgaattaaaatagatgtgtgttaaatgtatctgggtaagtataaggtcacacagagtatattgcttttgagtgttgtgtaactagtataagtgttttgcaggagttgcaggttcaaggcctacacacagagagagagacgagcagataagcaagagaaataggagactccccttTGTAGAACTGAAAGcgacacagaacatcttactattgtggattatattatctgaagtgctAATATCATTTAAGAATATTGAACTGTGGTGAGTTGATATATAGATGTACATTGTCTGATTAAGAGTTGAATCATGTGCATGTGAGTTGCACGTCCTAGTGTCTTGTTTTTTGGGCCTTtacaactagaaactgttacaaggcatctgaatctaggcacagGTGTACCCAAGGACACGTGGTcaagaaaagagcacacacacacacccgggcATCGGCTGCACtcagcagactaccctgtatgaagataataacaaatatgtaaccgtttgtgCGATTTAATaaaaactagctggagccagagagagctcagaaaTCAGGCAGGGCGTGAAGGTGTGCAGATCACGGGGTCTGTAAGAACtgagagctgtgttctccctcttgcaacaggtgaaactggagtaattgtctttgtcttctttaaactcaatatctctctgctctacatcaggtctacagaattcggggtggtttgaatcaccacaacacacTATAGTGAAATAAGCGGTCATGATACGAGTTATAAGTATAATAATGATTCCCCAGTGAGTGAAGTACGCATTGCTACCACCCTCCAAAAAATTATTTGGTTCATTATCATGTAATTACGTGAAAAGTTTTATGTTATAACGTGATAAATATCACGTTATTTTGGAATATGAAATTATCACTATTTCGTGATATGaaattatcacgttatttcgtgATAGGCATTTATCACGTTATTTCAtgatatggtgatattttcgcgttataacgtgaaaacaTCAAGTATGGTTTCACTTGAGACTCGTGAGAGTGAAATAGCATGGCTCAAAATGTGGATTCTCCACTGTCGAGATTTCACTGCAGTCAAGCCAGCcaaatctactgttctacactgattttg
The sequence above is drawn from the Larimichthys crocea isolate SSNF unplaced genomic scaffold, L_crocea_2.0 scaffold349, whole genome shotgun sequence genome and encodes:
- the LOC109142268 gene encoding ATP-dependent DNA helicase PIF1-like, which translates into the protein MVSKELFAYIHWRFQQIKGNRKPFGGISVLAVGDFYQLPPLGKAKPLCVYEENEFDLWRDYFEMVNLTEIMRQKDDRAFAELLNRLRVKQKQDLLSNEDRELLTQAVAGIQDCPADRLHIYATNKEVDLHNAQTVATLHKDFVNIDAHNYRKDPRSGCMMIMPEKIQGSKRDLPDNIMAAQGVRIMLIRNLDVEDGIVNGTFGTISHSNILDTENDEKDSASVLKTGRKETGSCSSFLSATVREPEDADRDSSVREEAESQRARSRKKTTRRPQWISPPLKYL
- the LOC113744993 gene encoding uncharacterized protein LOC113744993, whose protein sequence is MRMFEKRVDALMTNLILSPAQPIGEVQDYFYRVEFQARGSPHIHMLVWIKDSPAFEDSLDSEVYKFINKYITCKMPDPERDPELNKIVSEVQVHSRNHSKSCKKGNVSCRFGFPKLPMKETIITRPPIIACNSNDGQDAASELKQQKRELTRMQREAKAKLNPLRKLLMDPDASFSSLSDVLQQCNLTHEEYRKYVARLTSGCTVMLKRDPNECWINAYNQDLLRAWNANMDIQYVIDDFGCIMYMMSYISKPEHEMTEFLNSVIKDVKKSKVNERDEMKQIMQAYAKHREVSAQEAVARTCSLPLKKCSCSVLFLQADEDGLKMSHPISRLKEMHPDSEEVWMSGIPEKYLHRPVDFEG